The window CCGTTCCGAACCAACCCGCTAATCGCGGCCGTCCACGAAACCACGCTCTGGAAGGGGCTCCTCCAAAAGTACCGCATCGACTCCTCCACTCGGCCACACTTCATCAGGCCCGAGACCAGCGCCGTCCACGAAACCTCGTTCCTCtcgggcatttcgtcgaacaggCGCCGCGCCTCGCCGACGTCCCCCGACTCCAGGCTCGCGGTGATCAGACAGTTGCGCACGATCACGTCGGACCCATCAAAGTCCCTCCGGATCTGCTCCGCTTCCCTCGACCTCCGGTGACTCAAGTACAGCACGAGGAGCTTAACGGCGATGTACCGCTCCGAAGATACGCCCGTTTTGATGAGGTGGCCGTGGAGCGCCGTCACCTCTCTGGCGGAGCCTTGGTCGGGGAGGCTTTTCAATGAGGAGAAGCACGTCTCTACATAGGCGTTGAAGCTGGTTTTGGGCGAGAGCTTTTTCATGGAGCTGATCATAGTCTTtacttctttcttccttccGGGTTCGCAGGAAGAGGTCGTTTTGTTAGTTGACGATTGACGGggagtcaattttcatttttactttactctggaatttctcaaaaaggaaaattaataattatttttttaaatcaagaaagaaatggaaaaaaattgtaaattcttTTAAATGAATCTGAATGTCGATCTAAATAGTGAAATGACTAGCTCCAATTTAAATGCGTATTTATTCAAGTCTTAGAAGGGACTTGTTGCGTTTCTTTCAACACTTCAATAAACCAAAATACCCTTTTTGATTACTCAATTAAGTGACGCAAGCTAGTAGTTCATCACTTAAAGAGATTGAAATCGTTTGATAGCTTTAAATACAATCGactcaaataattcaattaactaaaaaaaatctACTAGATATGGTAAGTAAGGAAGGAATTACTCAATTCGTTCTTTATGGTAACTAGAATCTTTTGCCAGAAATATTTCTAAAAACCTACCAATTATGACTTTTTTCTACATAtgatagtagttaataatattAAGCTATCAACTTTTAACTATCATGAAACATCTTCTCAGTTCTATTTTCAGCAAGTAAGGTAATTACTGCATAAAATTCAGAACTCAAGTTTTCAAAacttaatttttgttgttgaattACACAAAGAAATAATAACATAAACGGCCTATGAACTTCAACTTAATGTGTAATGTGGTGataaactttttctttattcgATGTGGTTCTTAAACGTTACCCTAATATATAATGtagttcataaaattttaatttttcaatatgatctttgaattttttatacatattcaatttagttcttgaattatatggaaatattcaatgttattcttctatcaattcaaatttgagaaagatattaaatattttaatataatttggggactaaattgaattaaaaagtTGATAATTACGAATTTGATGACCTAACCTCGAATTTCACGGGTCATAATCCCGATCTCTCTCCTCCACAATTATGTGTAACATTGATTACGGGCCCATATAGACCAGCCACCACTTGGAGGTGTGGCAGCTTCGCAGCCACGCCGGGCAATGTCAAAAGAGTGAGTTGTCACTATAGAGACACCTTTGAAATTGCTCTAATGATTCATGCGCCATGCATACGTTCCATTCCTGCCATCGCCTTGAGCCAAAGTTCGATACCCAATCAAAAAATTTGGCGAGCAGATAGATGTAATGGACAAAAAAATACTAATCATGTCATCTCTCAAGAATGTTAACATAGGAGTCTAGCGGCACAACTCTCGATGGCAAAGATATGATATCCTATAGTGtgttttttttcaatgaataagtgcattggaagttTTAAACTTTGTGACGAAAGTGAAAGTaaatattaaaactttcaaaaaatacaatcaaatcctaaaatttgttattaaaatataatcaattccttaaattttcaaaaaaatgcacATTTTAATACTCGATTAtacttaacaaattttaaaatttttagtacactcatatttttttaagtaaGAGTCTGATGTGGTGGTTTTAAGTAGAATCGCCCGTCCTGTTCCAATTTCATCTAGAAGTCTTACGATTCAAACCGTTCGTACCTCTCggctaagaaaaaaaatttgagatgtcCCTGCGAGGAATTGGCTATTCACTTCGCTGTCGCGGCACATCTAGACCGGCGAATGGTGGGGAGACATATCTCCTGCCGTCCAGTAAATCATGCAGTTTCGCTTCTTCGTGCGACGGAATCGAATAAATCCAAGACTTCATTAATTACAACGTGGAAGAGAGGACAAGGTCCGGGCCAGGACATGGAAGGGGAGGGCCCAGTTATATTCCACCAGAAATTGACAGATTGCTGCGCGATCCTCTGCTTACACCATGCTCTCTTGCTCTCTCGCCTGGCCAAAGTGACAGCATCGATGGTACTGATTTTTATTATGCATCTACTTCAATAGGGAATAATGATAACTTACATTTTTTCTGTTTGGTAGGAAAGATGCCCTTTTTTTTACTGGACGATTTCTCcatgccaaattgaatttctctacTAAATCCTATATAACTTCTTCGATTCCCCTTCTGGAAACGcgttctctcttcttttgaggTACCTTTTAACGCCCTTTTCTTCTCCCACCATGGAAGCCGACGGCAGCCGACCCACGAAGCAACCCGGCCCTCCCCCCTCCTTCGGCCAGCTCCCGGTGGACCCGAGCGGCAGGGCCACCGCGTTCCGCCCCTTCTCGGCGCCGGCCTCCCCCACATGCGCGCCTTCCACCTCGCGTGGCTCTCCCTCTTCGCTTGCTTCTTCGCCACCTTCTCCATCCCCCCGCTCCTCCCCGTCATCCGCCGCGACCTCGGCCTCTCCCCGGCCGACGTCGGCGCCGCCGGCGTCGCCTCCTTCGCCGGCGCCATCCTCTCCCGCCTCGCCATGGGCCCCGCCTGCGACCTCGTGGGGCCccgcgccgcctccgccgcgcTCTCCCTCCTCACCGCGCCCGCCATCCTCGCGGCCGGCCTCGTCACCACCCCGGCGGGGTTCGTCGCGGTGCGGTTCTTCGTCGGGTTCTCCATCGCCAACTTCGTGGCGAACCAGTTCTGGATGAGCTCCATGTTCGCCGGGGACATCGTCGGCCTGGCCAACGGGGTCGCCGCCGGGTGGGCCAACGTGGGGTCAGGGCTGACTCAGCTGGTGATGCCACTCATCTACACCTCCCTAGTGGAGCACCTCCACGTGTCGTCGTCCTCGGCGTGGCGAGTGTCCTTCGTCGTACCGGCGGTGTTCCAGATCGTCACCGCGATCATGGTCCTAGCGTTTGGCCAGGACTTGCCCAGCGGTAACTACAAACGCAACCTCAATAACACCGAAACCCAGAAGTACAGGAACGGCGAGGCCTCGAAAGAGGGCTTCTTCGACGTTCTCATGCACGGCCTGAGGAATTACAGAGGGTGGATCCTCGGCCTGACGTACGGATACTGCTTCGGGGTCGAGCTGACGGCGGACAACGTGCTGGCGCAGTACTTCTACGACCGGTTCGGGGTGAGTCTGCAGGCGGCGGGGCTGATCGTGGCGACCTTCGGGGCGGCGAACTGCGTGACGAGGCCGGCCGGAGGGGTGGCCTCCGACATGCTGGGGCGGAGGTTCGGGATGAGGGGGCGGCTGTGGGGGCTGTGGGCGGCGCAGACGGCGGCGGGGCTGCTGTGCGTGTGGCTCGGGCGGGTCGGCTCCCTCTGGGGCTCCATCGCGGTCATGTGTTGCTTCGGCGTGTTCGTCCAGGCCGCCGCCGGGCTCACGTTCGGCGTGGTTCCTTTCGTCTCCAAGCGGTCAGTATCAATCCGATCTAGCTCTCTTAAGCGTTCTCTAAACTACGATCCGATtcgagttaaaaaaattaatgatatcAATTGCTACAAAGCAATGCTAGATATGCTAAAACCGACGTACGAAATCAGTAAAGTAATAAATGATGCGACAGATTATGTGTAAATATCTAAATAAATGAACCGTGCTCGatacttataaataaaatagtctACACATCACATCATGTATCAATtaaatatggatttttttaatcaccCCGGAGTTCATGATttatataaaatcaaaatttagaagACAGGCTTTTCCTTTAGGACGAAACATATGTCCATATCGTATGCCTATGATTTACACAATATCTAGATCCTTATTAAATTGTAGGCAAATTATGTGTTAAAGTACAAACACAGATTCGACGCCACTTTAGTCTGGGAAAAATCGAGCATACACTACCGATGTAAATAAAATTGTACACAAGCATTCTTGTCGGCTCCTTGCCCTTTGATTTGAGAATCATAACTACTTATTGTTTTGAGTCAACAGTGTATTTGGCTACTTGTGCATATAATTTTTCGCAACATAGACAATCATACTCTGTGCTTTATATTTACTATTATGAATGattaggaaaattaccaaaaaattcataaacctatCGTGTTTATGTCGattcagttttaaatcttttaatttgatcaattaaatcttaaacttttttataatttgtcaatatagtctttTTGGCCAATTCTGACTTGAGATGCTAATGTAAATGCCAATTGTCCTACATTATACTGTCAGAACTGAAGTGGACAATTTatggatattttttatttgatttatttaattttctcttctctcttttttctttatcgCGGCCTGCAAGGGCTTGATGACCTCATCGGTCACCAAGTGAGGGACTACACAGGCAGGGTTGCAGAGGACCTTGGTGAGGAGTTGCAAGCCCTTGCCGGCCACTAACAAAGGTTGCGACCCTCAACCAGGCCCTCCATAGTCTTTCCTATAGCCTGTGAGGCTCAACTCTTGCCAGCATcgatgaaaaggaaataaaaaaggagaaggagaaatagaaaaaattaacaaatttttttagaacTATCTATGATAATATTGATCACACCACATAGAATGGTTAGCTAATTAGATTGTCACGACAatgtttttttatcaaaattgggTAAAAGGAAAGGACGGAATTGAGTTTAGTacttttttgggtaattttcccaCAGTTGATCTAGGTCGTCAGCAAGCTagccaaggaaagaaagaggggGTGATTGGTCAACACTTCCTTCACGCAAGCTTCAGATAGCACCGGGCAGGGAGAGCACATTATAGAACAGCAATAATCCGCAGTAGTAGTGTCGtgtggattaaagaaaagtaaGGCCGACAGACTTTATGAGGAGATGGACAAAGCGAAACTTTGGATTATATCGAGGTCCAAGATCAAAATGCAACCCGAGCCGTGCAAATTTTCTCACGCGAATTGCAAGAGTCGTGCGTTGATTCGACTGCTTAGGTCGACTGGTCGTCGGCCATTCGAGCAAAGGAAAATGGAGACGAACAGTTCGTGTGGTCCTTTTAAgggttttctttgttctttctttctctagGGCACGTGACTGAGCATTGAAGAGTCCGTTTCTTCACTTTGTACCGGTTAGGAAAGTGTCGggaaaaagcattttcttgatTTCGCATCCTTAAATCTTCCGGGGTCCGGCATGTATAAATGAGAAAATGTCGGTATGCTTTTGTAGGGATGGGACCCGAGGTTTGACAGGGGTCTGGGCCCTTATGAATAAGGCCGAGCGGAAATCGGGTTTTACTGTAGTTAGGGAGTCTAAAGAGGAGATCGGTTACATTCGTGGCTATGGTAATTCGGATGCGTCACATTTTCAAACTAGGCCAAGTTTTGTTCTTCCAATTATCTCTAGAAAGGAGCAAAATTTATCGAGATCCCCGTGGTCACGACCGCCTTCTACATACGAAATTCGATGtgcaactgagatttgttcGGTTGCAGGTCGCTCGGAGTGATCTCGGGGATGACGGGGAGCGGAGGGACGGTGGGGGCGGTCGTGACGCAACTGCTCTTGTTCTCCGGCTCCGAGATGCCGAGGCAGACGAGCATATCGCTGATGGGCCTCCTGATGCTCGTCTGCACCCTCCCCGTCGCCCTCATCTACTTCCCGCAGTGGGGCGGCATGTTCTGCGGTCCGTCCGATGATCCGGATGCGGACAAGGAAGAGTACTCCTTGTTGGATTGAGATTGGGCGATCGCGGGCCCCCGATCGGTGAGTGGACGAAACTCGTTGCTGTCATTCGCTCTGTGAAAATTAGACGGGGCAGAGGCTCATGATCAGTTATGGCTTGATGCAGAGATGCTGGattgaagagagagacagagctCAAACCAGTGTAAAATGCTAGAGCCAGGCCTTGGAAATTGTCACCTGCATATGTCAAATTGGAGCTGTGGAGACAACAATataaagttcttttttttttcttttttacagaCCTAAATTTGTAATAATCTCAAGTCATAcctattattattaaaatatgtcgCATCACAGggaatattcctttttttttttaatgtatatcCGCATCCTTTCATCTATCAGcttatattttttaatgatgacttCCTAACATAAGATGGAAAATAAGTAAATATGAAGAGAGACGGTGGCAATTAGGATATTTCTCAGCTGCTTGTTTCTAGCTAGGGTCCCCCACTTGAGCACTTTAGCTGACCAGGAGGTCCATGATTGGTGGGCGATCCTAAAATTGCAAGGCCACTGAGAAAATATCCAATTATCctggaaacaaaagaaatatctCCAAGCCTATCAAAAACAGACACTGGTTATGCagaacaagaagaggaagatatcGAACACTAGCAAACTCCGAAGGACCTAAGAAAGACCAGCATAGGAGATATGTCGGCCTCTCTAGGACTTGCTCATCAATCCCTAGCGCCGAAACACTCCGATTTTCGTCACGTCTATCTCAATACCAGGAAGCCCGTTTCGAGGTGATCTCCAAATCGAAGCTCCGTGAATTTTGTTCGATAAGCTCAGTCCATGTATCTTCCATACGTTCGGATCGAGATTTGTCGTTGAGTATGCAGAGTAATCCTGGAAAGAACGATCTTCATCGCCTGATTTCCATTTTTCTAGCTGCAGGCAGAGATATGGAGTCGTCACGTGTTGTGGCGGAAGGGCCAAAAGGAGCTTTAGATCAGAAAAGAACTACTACGAGCTGCTCGGGGTTTCGGCAGATTCGAGCTCGCGAGAAATCAGAGAAGCTTATAGGAAGCTGCAAAAGAAGCATCACCCTGATGTCGCGGGCCAAAAGGTCACATGGATTCGGTTTATTTCCGACATGGCCTCGAGATCTTGCGAAAGTTTTGCCGTTCTTTCGAGCCGAATTTATAATTTGACTTGAAGGGCTTTTGTTGCTTGTAGGGTCATGAGTATACTCTGCTGCTGAACGAGGCTTATGCGGTGTTGATGAGAGACAATCTAAGGAGAGACTACGATGCCATCACCGGTCAAGCGAGGACAAGATTCAGAGGAGACTGTTCGAACATAGGTTATAGCTCGTGGAAAGGGCCTCTAAGATCGCAGGCTCTGTTTGTAGATGCAAATGCATGCATAGGTCATTCCTTGGCTCACTGCtgtacattttccttttccgaATTCGCAGTCAATTCGAGGTGCCTGTGTTTCAATCAGTAGTTCGACGGTTTCAGGATGCAGAGAATGCGTGCATCACTCGAGCAACACGTTTGTCATGGACGAAGAACTTGGATGCGCTAAAGTGAGAGTCCAGTATGGGGATGATGAGCAGAAGCTGCAGGTAactgattctttttttcctcctcacaACCGAACTCCATCTGCTTGTGTTGATGGAGAGATCAATCAAGAATCCTTCACCCGCCTGTGATGATCTGATGGAGAAAGACGTCAAAAAGCTAGGATACTTATTTTGCTGTATATAAGCTGTCCTATCGTCGTTTCGTTTTTCTCTATTTGATGCTATGTCGCGGATTCTATGAAATGATCATTCGGCAGGTGTCGGTGGAGTCGTGCCCGGTGAACTGCATATACTGGGTGGAGAGGGAAGAGCTAGGACTGCTGGAGTTTCTGACACAGCCTCAGCCGAAGGACGGTTATGGCGTGTTTGGCGGCGGCTGGGAAAGACCTTCAAATGTTTTCATGGCAGCAAAGACACTTTCCAAGCAACTCAAAGAACAACCCGCGACTGGTAATTTTGCCGACAACCCTCTTCGTGGGCCCGATCATCTTCTAAACTGACTTCCAAACCTGATCAAATTATTGTACTCGTTTCCTTTCACAGCCACACCCTTCACAGCCACAGCAGCAACTGAAGAGGAAACACCTGCTCAAGCTAAGGCACGGGCCGATGCTAGCATGAAGATTAAAATGGAGAAGTTCTCGAGATTCTGGAAACTCATCGAACTTTTCGGCTTAAACACATGGAATAAGAAGTGAATAAGCAGATCAAGCATTCGAGAGAGGTCTCTTTAATGCCAGCAATACAGTAGGTGAGAAATTTGGCCAAGAGAAAAACCATGGATGATAAAGTACGAGCTTCAATGCAAGCATTCAATTGCAAGGAGACGCTTCTCCAGTTCGTATCTGTACATAGCTTCGTGACTTATAATAGCAccacaatgaaaatgaaattacatttcGCAGTTGTCAACTATGCATCATGCATCATCCTGTCATGAATAGTGAAATGTAGCAATTTATTGCTTGTTGATAGAGAGACAAGTTAACCTGAAAATTCTGATGGACGGACTATGTTCGACAGCACAACCACACGATGTATGAAGGTGGCACAGAGTAATCACAAAGTTTTTTCTTACAATGGAGAAACCCCATGATATCAGATACACCCATCTACATGAGTACCAGACGTAATTGCATCTAGCTTTGTTGCAATGATTACACCTTAGCTAGTCAAGCTGATGAAGAACGCATTCTGCAAGTCTGAACTAGAACTCTTTATTGAGGCCAAAGACGAGAGATGATAATGAAATGAAGGACACATGCCGGAACATGTACTCCCAGAAATTTTCGGCATAATCGTTGCTTTATGGCCTTAACCAGTTGGTTTTGGGAACCACATGATTTCCACATAATATCACTGGCACTTGGATCAAGCTCAGAGAACAATCATGCAGAGCAGCAATTTTCCAACATTTCCCTCAGattttttcaattctatttccAGTGAAGGGAAAATGTTGCACCATTAAACTAATAGATTCTGCATTTGCCTGTACCTACACAAGCTTCACACTCATCTGCAGCTCCTTCTACATGGCTCAGGCAGTGTTTGATCCTGTCATTCACGACGTCCTGCAAAACAGAAAGACAGCCACATGCACAGTATAAGATTTTCCCcatttcaaaagataaaaaaataactaaattgtcaACCTTGAAGATTTATAATAAAGCTTCTACTGCATCATGCTCAGATTGTTTCAATATCAGTTACTTTCATCAATGAGCTCACTTTACAATGACTAGGGAAATTGCACAAAAGATGAAACGATGTTGCTTATATTGCAGAGTTATTGGCAAATGTTTTCTGTTGAACTTCTTCCTTATGGtaaccttaaaaaaatttccatagaAAAGAACCTATCTGAATGGATGGCAACTGAGCTTGATAGGATAAGATGTATCTTTCAGCTGCTTTTAATGCACAAATGCAACTCTTCCTAACCATGTCACATATCTTCAGACCCATTCAGCAACGAGGATGAATAAAGAGAGGAATATTGATCATACCACAAGTAGCTCGTGCAAGCCGAGAGGTGCAGTTATAATATAAGAGACACCAGGGTGCTCCTTTGCAGCTTCAGCTGTCAGAGAAGGAATATCCTGGAAATAACACCAGATATATATCACTTCCGTAAATCTTGTACGCACAACAGAGAAGCCATAAAACATAGctcaaataaaagaagatggaaaGTTGAACTACCTTGTGCCAATGTCTCccaggaaagagaaagaatggGGTGACAATTACACGAGTTACCCCTCGGCGAACACATGAACTGAATGCATCCTTTATAGATGGTTCTGCCAGCTCCTGATTAATAGAATGGAATGAACTAATGAACACAGTTTCTCATGCATGGATTCACCTCAGAAACCTGAGGACATCAATGGAAGCTTTGCAATACAAGAACTACAACCAGAACTTACATGCCTTTCCCAATAAATCAGACAAATTGAAGACAAACCAAATTGAGTTATTTTGAAGCCTGAAATTGTTATAGACTACATTCATTGATCAAAGAGATTCAGAACTAGGACTCTTTGCCTAATGCATATCAGTGGACCACTTTCCTTAGCATGGACAAGGCACGTGAAGAAATGGATCAAAAGTAGCAAATATTCAAGCAGTCAATAATGAACACCATGCCATATGATCATGTTTTAATGAACAGAATACCGCGACAGATGAAGAAAACAAAGTAAACACAGGTAAAAAGGCACAGCCTAGGCAAATACAAGTCTATCGTCTACAAATAATAAGTCATAAGAGATGAATGCCAGGTCAATCACATTGTTAACCTGGACAGATCTTTTCTCTGTTCATGGATACAATTTATTAGAGAAACAAAGTTACAAGTAAAGAACTGACCACCCACGAATGTAAGAATGTTTTATCTTTATCCACAAAAAGAACTATCCAGCTCATGAAGAGACAGAGCAACATATTTGCTTCTAAATCCACTTACAGCAAATCAACAATCTATTAACTCTTCAGTTCTAttgcaaagaacaaaaagttgTCAACAGCTAGCAGAATTTACTTCATATACTGAGTAACTGATGTCAGAAAAGAAAGTTTTACCATGTGAGCAGGCTCCACAGTTGGGTACCCAGTTTTATCTCGAAACATGGCCACGAACTCATCTGGCAATGCAGTTTAAGACGCTATTGTAACGTTATGAGAGATAAGCAGAGAAACCAACAGACTCAATTAAGAATTTCAAAACAAGAGAGTATCCAAATTTATCACTCACTAAGCATGAGATTCGATTCTCTACGCCTCGACCCATGGTCAACAATGATGAGACCATCTCTTTCACCAATCCCGAAAGACCTCGGTCCAAATCCTCCATTTTCAGGCTTCAAGCATGATCTTACCAAAGCATTTCTACTTCTAAACGGACCTCCCCCCAATCTTAAAGGCATCCAGGCCGCAGCTCCGAGACTTGTTCCCATTTCACCCACTGGACAgctaaattaattttctaaaaattgtcaGAGCCacagcaagaaagagagaaacacaAGTACCCAACACATTCAACTTGAATCTTTACCTCTTAGCTTGAGCGAAAGGCTGGGGGCGGACGGCGACACGATCAGCATGGTCGTGCCGCTTCTGAGAACACAAGTAGACGACATATGtgcaaagaaaaatgaagctAAACTAGCGAGGACAATGCCTAAGATATCACGCCCCGCAACTTTCAATTCCCATCAGCCTCGGCGCCAGCATGCCCAACTGTTTCCTGCCTTTCAAGAATGCCTATCTCTTAGAATATCCtacaaaagaaacagaaaaaaagggcGCGGAATTCCATTACACCTTGAGCATGTGCACGCATTCATCGTCTCTGCCTCGACTCCGATGATTCGAGCGAAAAAATGAACCGTAAAGATGgccaaagaaaaccaaaagaacagGATACGGAAACATCGAATTGATTGAGGAGGAACGACTAAGCAAATCTGCTAAAATCAACCGACCCAGATAAATTAAATTGACCATCGGGCTCACCAAGTGATCGTGCCAAGCAGCGTGAAACTTCAGCGGAGCTCCGAGAGTTCCGAATCATCCATCTCTTCTAGTTTCTatgttccttctctctctctcgctctctcgccCTTCTCTCGTGTGGGTTGGTCATCATCGGTCTGGGCTGAAAATTGAGCACTCGAAGTGGGTTAGTGCTGTATTGGGCCCAGATATTTGGGCCCTTGGGTCGGGCCCATTCGATGTTCGATCTAGTTTTATTTGCCCCTTCGCATTTTAATTTATCTAGTCTCCACCACGGGCCCTTTACAGTGCTTTAAAATTAAAACCTAAAAACTAAATTATCTCTACTAACTCTCGGGGAATGCTCGAGATTCAGATCCCATTCCCTTTATATTAAAAGGGTAGTCTCCCTACTGAAACAAACACTATTCGAATTTGCCCATTTGATCTTCAATCTAGTTTTATTTGCCCCttcgaattttaatttatcttttggGCGACGTGGGGTCACCATCCTTCGGCTCTACTCATCCCATAAACACGTGTAATCCACGTTGACCATGTGCATCGAACGTGCATCTAACAAGGCTTCAAACGATAAAGCGAAAGTAGAACTCCAAACCTTATGTGATGGCAAGATTCGACATTTCAgtttaacattttcttttagagaaTAACGAGAATGAAGGTTGACGGCTTGACAGGAAGTCGAAATTTATGCTATTTGGTGCTCGGATGCAATGACCGGAAGGTTTACGGTTGGGGAAACTAGGACAAATCACTAAATAAGGAATTAGACTTGATATGGCCAACGTGAACTGGGGATATGATTTAGTTCGGCTTATTCGATAGTGATTTTAATTGGGTTCTACAAACCCAAATCATCCACTTTGGTCTACTATCGTAACTTGATTTGAGCTAAACGTAACTTGCCAATTCTCCACAAAATTGGAT of the Eucalyptus grandis isolate ANBG69807.140 chromosome 10, ASM1654582v1, whole genome shotgun sequence genome contains:
- the LOC104422627 gene encoding chaperone protein dnaJ C76, chloroplastic isoform X2; its protein translation is MSASLGLAHQSLAPKHSDFRHVYLNTRKPVSRQRYGVVTCCGGRAKRSFRSEKNYYELLGVSADSSSREIREAYRKLQKKHHPDVAGQKGHEYTLLLNEAYAVLMRDNLRRDYDAITGQARTRFRGDCSNIGYSSWKGPLRSQALFVDANACIGCRECVHHSSNTFVMDEELGCAKVRVQYGDDEQKLQVSVESCPVNCIYWVEREELGLLEFLTQPQPKDGYGVFGGGWERPSNVFMAAKTLSKQLKEQPATATPFTATAATEEETPAQAKARADASMKIKMEKFSRFWKLIELFGLNTWNKK
- the LOC104422628 gene encoding sirohydrochlorin ferrochelatase, chloroplastic, yielding MGTSLGAAAWMPLRLGGGPFRSRNALVRSCLKPENGGFGPRSFGIGERDGLIIVDHGSRRRESNLMLNEFVAMFRDKTGYPTVEPAHMELAEPSIKDAFSSCVRRGVTRVIVTPFFLFPGRHWHKDIPSLTAEAAKEHPGVSYIITAPLGLHELLVDVVNDRIKHCLSHVEGAADECEACVGTGKCRIY
- the LOC104422626 gene encoding LOW QUALITY PROTEIN: high affinity nitrate transporter 2.7 (The sequence of the model RefSeq protein was modified relative to this genomic sequence to represent the inferred CDS: deleted 2 bases in 1 codon), giving the protein MEADGSRPTKQPGPPPSFGQLPVDPSGRATAFRPFSAPAPHMRAFHLAWLSLFACFFATFSIPPLLPVIRRDLGLSPADVGAAGVASFAGAILSRLAMGPACDLVGPRAASAALSLLTAPAILAAGLVTTPAGFVAVRFFVGFSIANFVANQFWMSSMFAGDIVGLANGVAAGWANVGSGLTQLVMPLIYTSLVEHLHVSSSSAWRVSFVVPAVFQIVTAIMVLAFGQDLPSGNYKRNLNNTETQKYRNGEASKEGFFDVLMHGLRNYRGWILGLTYGYCFGVELTADNVLAQYFYDRFGVSLQAAGLIVATFGAANCVTRPAGGVASDMLGRRFGMRGRLWGLWAAQTAAGLLCVWLGRVGSLWGSIAVMCCFGVFVQAAAGLTFGVVPFVSKRSLGVISGMTGSGGTVGAVVTQLLLFSGSEMPRQTSISLMGLLMLVCTLPVALIYFPQWGGMFCGPSDDPDADKEEYSLLD
- the LOC104422627 gene encoding chaperone protein dnaJ C76, chloroplastic isoform X1, with amino-acid sequence MSASLGLAHQSLAPKHSDFRHVYLNTRKPVSSCRQRYGVVTCCGGRAKRSFRSEKNYYELLGVSADSSSREIREAYRKLQKKHHPDVAGQKGHEYTLLLNEAYAVLMRDNLRRDYDAITGQARTRFRGDCSNIGYSSWKGPLRSQALFVDANACIGCRECVHHSSNTFVMDEELGCAKVRVQYGDDEQKLQVSVESCPVNCIYWVEREELGLLEFLTQPQPKDGYGVFGGGWERPSNVFMAAKTLSKQLKEQPATATPFTATAATEEETPAQAKARADASMKIKMEKFSRFWKLIELFGLNTWNKK